The proteins below are encoded in one region of Juglans microcarpa x Juglans regia isolate MS1-56 chromosome 4D, Jm3101_v1.0, whole genome shotgun sequence:
- the LOC121260875 gene encoding probable microtubule-binding protein TANGLED, with protein sequence MVARTPPKRKKMAAPLNPVLLRETVKKVEMCMARLQELQYTVAGGTKVISGVSLSPRSTRGYLRTSLRCKQESVRIKNAASKSPAGKFPAHSGGEWQRMSLPAMLVGETVGEILQASQFAREIAAAVANKTKKTTHDDPKTPVSRRRNQKPQLENTELRTRRKREKQNRLQLIRLESDSPSLQRARSRINFKVSPPKVRELGKENNHCLANRVSPRNRPWVKKTVLFPNPLFLSTASAQQQKFCKTRSPIISRNRQTPHKFLIKSPPSASSKFQVKIKNPTVVSLSPTRHKSLSQRSPKMSTASKLRRSFSPSRLATRLVSPLRSRKVVQKSDGLISGLRNRPTLSSMRF encoded by the exons ATGGTTGCTAGAACCCCACCAAAACGGAAGAAAATGGCAGCACCTCTCAATCCGGTTCTACTCAGAGAAACTGTAAAGAAG GTGGAGATGTGTATGGCTAGATTGCAGGAGCTACAGTACACGGTGGCAGGTGGGACAAAGGTGATCTCAGGAGTGAGTCTCAGCCCTCGAAGTACCAGAGGTTATCTGAGGACTAGTCTCAGATGCAAGCAAGAGTCTGTAAG GATCAAGAACGCTGCTTCGAAATCTCCCGCGGGGAAGTTTCCAGCTCACTCaggag GTGAGTGGCAGAGAATGTCATTACCAGCAATGCTTGTAGGAGAGACAGTAGGAGAGATTCTACAAGCAAGCCAATTTGCTAGGGAAATAGCAGCAGCAGTTGCTaacaaaaccaagaaaacaaCTCATGATGATCCAAAAACTCCAGTAAGTCGTCGGAGAAACCAGAAGCCACAACTTGAAAACACAGAATTAAGAACTAGAAGAAAGAGGGAGAAGCAGAACAGACTGCAATTGATTCGTTTGGAGTCTGATTCACCATCACTTCAAAGGGCTCGATCCCGAATCAACTTTAAGGTTTCACCTCCAAAGGTTAGAGAactgggaaaagaaaataaccaTTGCTTAGCAAATAGGGTATCCCCCAGGAATAGGCCATGGGTTAAAAAGACTGTTCTATTCCCCAACCCTTTATTCCTATCTACAGCCTCTGCACAGCAACAGAAGTTTTGCAAGACAAGGTCTCCCATTATATCAAGAAACAGACAGACACCACATAAGTTCTTAATCAAGTCTCCTCCATCGGCTTCTTCAAAGTTTCAAGTCAAGATCAAGAACCCAACAGTGGTGTCTCTTTCTCCCACAAGGCATAAAAGCTTGAGCCAGAGATCACCAAAGATGTCAACTGCTTCCAAATTGCGTCGGTCTTTCTCTCCTTCAAGACTGGCGACCAGATTGGTGTCGCCGTTGAGGAGCAGAAAAGTTGTACAGAAGAGTGATGGGCTAATAAGTGGCTTGAGAAACCGTCCAACTTTGTCATCAATGCGATTCTGA